The Triticum urartu cultivar G1812 chromosome 6, Tu2.1, whole genome shotgun sequence genome includes the window TTTACATCTGCGTGTTTGAAAAATGTAGCTACAAAAAATCACTTTTGAGTTGAGAAAAATGCCACTCTAAAGTATGACAAGTCGTTAAAACGCCATTGCAAACATTTTCAGGCACTTTGTTTTTCTCCATGTTGCAGTATTATGCAAGTGAAGGCCTGAAGACATGCCTGGTTATACAGTCACAAGACCCGACAGCAGAGCAATTGATGGGCTGTAAGATCGGGAACTCGCTCACAGAATGTGCTGCTAATCTTTCGACCATTAAGCTTGAGACCAGTAAAGTAAAATACCTTTGTGAAGTGATCTCCTTTTGATGTTTCATATTGAACTTTTATGACATCGGAAAATGCCTTGATGCTGAAAAATGTTTTCTGATTAAATCACAGATGCTACTTGAGCCCCTTGACCGGTTGAAGAAAGTAGATGCCCAGAGCAATCTCACTCAAGGAGTTCTTGAGGGGGTAGGTGATTAACTTTGCAATAATATGGGAGATGAGGATAAAGCAGTCATCTGGGTTGCTCTTTTTCATAGGATAGATTGTAGGGGAGGAACTTGGAGTCTTACCTGGAATGGATTCGATCTGCTCAGTCTTGTCTCTTCAGAAGCTGCTCAACTTCTTTTCAGTTGGAACGAATAGTCCACAGGGGGAATTTGATGTCGTAGTGTATGACTGCAATAATACAGAGGAATTTCTACGGCTCACTGGTGCTACTGAGAGGGCAAGGTATAGGTTATCCTTGTTTGTCTATAGCCTTGCATTCACTCAGGACCCTTCATTTTAATGTTGCTGCTACACAAAAGACAGATCTTACTTGAAGTATGTGAGGGAGCTAGCAGAGAAGACTGACATAGGAAGACTGGCGTCGCCATCGTTACTGAAACTGATTTATGATGCCGCGAGACCAAGTGGTAGAACTGGTGAAGTAAGAATGAGTGCAGAGATATGGAATGAAATCGAACAACTTCTTGAGGTAAATTATCTGGAGTTAATAAAGAAAAACTGTTTTACCCAGTGGATGCATATTCAAATATGAGCTGAATATAAAAGATTGAGATGCTAAATTTTGTAGAAAATCTCGCTTTGGTTTGCTGATCCCTCAAAACTTGCGTGCTTCCTCGTCATGGACCCGAGAGGATCAATCTCGGTGTCCTCTGCGCTAAGATACTGGGGTTGCACCATCCAAGCTGGCGCGCAAATATGTGGAGCATTTGGTTATGCTGAAGACCCTTCTGAAATGCACCAAGGAGTTGCTGAGAAGTTTTTGCCATTGTCTTTCTCGTCTCTGCCATTTGTACCAACTGATTCTTCTGCGGATTGGGGCAGAGCGTTAAATTCATTGAATCAAAATACAAAGGGGCTGTTGAGGAATACAAGCAAGGTTTATCCTTCAGTTAGTTTTGATTCTGCACAGAAGTCGGTGACCCTTTTCATGCCAGGATTTGACAAGTCTGAAATCAAACTATATCAGGTATAGCTACTGACCTCACTCTTTGTTGGCTTCACTGTATACACAGTCAAGACTAACAAGACCTATATCTCTAGTTAGTTTCTCTTCTTTAGTTGTTTAGAGATAATGCTGAATTGATTTCGACTGTGAAGCTATCTCTAGTTAGTTTCACTTTTAGTTAGCGCCCAAGTGATAAAAAATTTTAACCAGAAAGGTAGAATCCCACCATCAACTTGAAAATTCTCACTTGGGTGGTGAACTACCTGATAATGTTCAGATTAATGCGCAGTTTCCCTAGCAAGTGACATCAAATGAGTTTTCACTAAAACAATGGAAGGGCCTCTATCATTCTTTTCTAGATTGTTTTCAATTTGAAATCAAGCTTTAAGCAGTTCTAGTTCGTTTGGTGCATGCCACTTGCAGCCAAGCCAACTGTTTCTCACCAGTTCCGCAAATCGATTGTGCTGATATTAAAACTGAAGCACATTTCCCTGTGTGTGCTGATTCCCGTAATTGTCTGTCGACTTCTCCATACAAACTGTGAGATGATTTCAAATGAATTTGGCATCCTTGACTGCAGCACAGAAGAAGCTTCTAAACAACATGATGCCAAAAAAAACTAGGTTTTCATGTACACTAGTTTAGGTCAAAGCCATGTAGCTACTTGTGATCTTACAGTCAGTGGCCTGCATGTCATCCGAGAATTTTGCCAAATAGTGGCGAAGAACCCTTCCAGATTTTTGCAAGAGTATATGATCACCAAGTTAAATTTGTATTGTCTGTGTTGTTGCTGATAATAAACCGACCTGTTCCTTTATCTGAAAATGCAGTATAGGGGCGGTTCGGAGCTACTGATCGAAGCCGGCGACCAGAGGCGCGTAATTAAGCTGCCACCGGCGATGCAGGGGAAGGTCGGTGGCGCCAAGTTCGTCGACAGGAATCTTGTCATTACCATCCGGTAGGCGGCAGCAGGGCCTTGGGTGATCCGGAAATCGGAGCACGGGCTCGAGAAACCAAACCGGTGGAGAACCGTGCAGCACCGTAATGTAAACCCGATATAGACCGGTTCCTGGTGATGTCTGTCAGCATCGTTTTTCCATTTTGCTGTAAACATGGTGAGATTTCTCACAACGGCATTATAGAAGTGGAAGAAAAAGGGCAGTCCACATGAAATGCCTGAGAAAATGGCTTTTGATATTGGGCTATCGGGGATGGGTGCTCTTGGCATCGTACCATTGCTTATGATGATTATTGGGCGGGTGGAAGGCGTGAGTGTTGGGTGGCTGCTGATTTAACGCTGTTCTTGAGTAGCTTTCCGTCTCCCGCTCTTGCTGCTGACGTCTCGTCTGCAGGCTGCAGCCATGGAGCAAAATCTGCGCATGCCGTCGTCGTACAGGCGTGACACGGGGACGATCTGGCGGTGACGCGACTGAGAGATCGCATCCCGTCTTCATGGTGATGCCGCCATGGATCCTTCCCTTCTCACGGAAATCAATCGGTACTGCCAAGTGCCAACGTGTCGGGTGATTAAAAA containing:
- the LOC125514325 gene encoding uncharacterized protein At1g26090, chloroplastic → MAPSLLVSASQILAVAGRGGRRRRLVIANSGGAGAPPKLVTFLGKGGSGKTTAAAIAAQYYASEGLKTCLVIQSQDPTAEQLMGCKIGNSLTECAANLSTIKLETSKMLLEPLDRLKKVDAQSNLTQGVLEGIVGEELGVLPGMDSICSVLSLQKLLNFFSVGTNSPQGEFDVVVYDCNNTEEFLRLTGATERARSYLKYVRELAEKTDIGRLASPSLLKLIYDAARPSGRTGEVRMSAEIWNEIEQLLEKISLWFADPSKLACFLVMDPRGSISVSSALRYWGCTIQAGAQICGAFGYAEDPSEMHQGVAEKFLPLSFSSLPFVPTDSSADWGRALNSLNQNTKGLLRNTSKVYPSVSFDSAQKSVTLFMPGFDKSEIKLYQYRGGSELLIEAGDQRRVIKLPPAMQGKVGGAKFVDRNLVITIR